From a single Anoplolepis gracilipes chromosome 3, ASM4749672v1, whole genome shotgun sequence genomic region:
- the LOC140664153 gene encoding 1-acyl-sn-glycerol-3-phosphate acyltransferase alpha-like isoform X3 has translation MFKTVLCGIYTTSGIALIFLFVMFCALSEKVRYRVKFTFFIVGSALAAGLWIPFMLFRIRSWKNALMPARGIVRIAKIIGINFRFRGKENIIKDSGCVVLINHQSSLDLCVLGELWLAMKNCTVISKKEIMYLGPFGLASWLWGTVFIDRKNVEEAQRIINATAESIRLAKRRLLLFPEGHRHSGNSLLPFKKGAFHVAIESQMPIQPVVVSKYYFLDGKLKRFYSGTSYITVLPPIPTAGLTKNDLPKLMEQVYEVMNKTFVESTTECLQEQIQSFKCE, from the exons ATGTTCAAGAC AGTACTGTGCGGCATTTATACGACGAGTGGCATCGCCCTGATATTTCTCTTTGTGATGTTTTGTGCCTTGAGCGAGAAAGTGAGATATCGAGTGAAGTTCACCTTCTTCATAGTAGGAAGCGCATTAGCCGCAGGATTATGGATACCGTTCATGCTGTTTCGAATCCGCAGCTGGAAAAATGCACT AATGCCAGCCAGAGGTATAGTAAGAATAGCAAAGATCATCGGAATCAATTTCCGTTTTCGCGGAAAAGAGAACATCATCAAAGATTCGGGCTGTGTCGTGCTCATTAATCATCAATCATCACTAGACCTTTGTG TTTTAGGTGAATTGTGGTTAGCGATGAAGAATTGTACTGTTATTTCTAAGAAAGAGATTATGTACCTTGGACCATTCGGTCTCGCTTCTTGGCTTTGGGGAACAGTGTTCATCGACAGAAAAAACGTTGAAGAAGCTCAACGAATTATTAACGCTACAGCGGAATCTATTCGTTTGGCAAAG CGGCGACTTCTTCTATTTCCCGAAGGACATCGACATTCTGGTAATTCGTTGCTTCCTTTCAAGAAAGGTGCTTTTCACGTCGCTATTGAATCCCAAATGCCGATTCAACCTGTTGTTGTGTCAAAGTACTACTTCTTAGACGGCAAattaaagagattttattcag gaaCTAGTTATATTACTGTTCTACCGCCTATTCCTACCGCGGGTTTAACCAAAAACGATCTTCCAAAGCTTATGGAACAAGTGTACGAAGTTATGAACAAAACTTTTGTGGAATCTACAACAGAATGCCTCCAAGAACAAATACAAAGTTTTAAATGTGAGTAA
- the Pit gene encoding probable ATP-dependent RNA helicase pitchoune — protein sequence MSEKVLMRKIKKREKTKLAKLKQREEQNDEISSENTTEINQQHMEEKVPLKKKRKLSEQPEVATEKEEITENLPGTAMGFEITNDTSFSVLNGRVCENTLKGIEDMGFTKMTEIQAKAIPPLLEGRDLVGAAKTGSGKTLAFLIPAVELIYKLKFMPRNGTGCIIMSPTRELSMQTFGVLKELMKYHHHTYGLLMGGASRQTEAQKLGKGINIIVATPGRLLDHLQNTPDFLYKNLQCLVIDEADRILDIGYEEELKQIINILPKRRQTMLFSATQTQKVAMITTLALKKEPIYVGVDDNKEIATVDGLQQGYVACPSEQRFLLLFTFLKKNRKKKIMVFFSSCMSVKYHHELLNYIDLPVMSIHGKQKQTKRTTTFYQFCNASTGILLCTDVAARGLDIPDVDWIVQYDPPDDPKEYIHRVGRTARGEGSSGHALLILRPEELGFLRYLKEARVPVNEYEFSWNKIADIQLQLEKLISKNYFLHQSAKEAFKNYVRAYDSHHLKQVFDIETLDLTKVAKSFGFIVPPAVDLKISSSKASRPRKRLGGGGYGHYKNMNKPKLSKNTKTFRQFSR from the exons atgtctgAGAAAGTGTTAAtgcgaaaaattaagaaacgaGAAAAGACAAAATTAGCAAAGTTAAAACAACGGGAGGAACAAAACG ATGAAATTAGTTCAGAGAATACAACTGAAATAAATCAGCAACACATGGAAGAAAAAGTTCCTCTAAAAA aaaaaaggaaattatcTGAACAGCCAGAAGTAGCCActgagaaagaagaaatcaCTGAGAATT taccAGGTACAGCTATGGGTTTTGAAATAACAAATGATACAAGCTTTTCTGTATTGAATGGAAGAGTATGTGAGAATACATTGAAAGGAATAGAAGATATGGGTTTTACAAAAATGACAGAGATACAAGCGAAAGCTATACCACCTCTTTTAGAAGGGAGAGATCTGGTGGGTGCTGCTAAAACCGGATCTGGCAAAACTCTGGCATTTTTAATTCCTGCAGTTGAGTTGATTTACAAATTGAAGTTTATGCCTCGTAACG gtACTGGATGTATTATTATGTCTCCCACTAGAGAATTATCTATGCAAACTTTTGGTGTCCTGaaagaattaatgaaatatcatCATCATACATATGGTTTATTGATGGGTGGTGCCAGTAGACAAACTGAAGCACAAAAGCTTGGAAAGGGAATCAATATTATTGTGGCAACACCAGGACGATTGTTAGATCATTTGCAAAATACACCTGATTTCCTATACAAGAATCTTCAATGTCTAGTGATCGACGAAGCTGATCGTATTTTAGATATTGGATATGAAGAAGAGTTGAAACAAATCATTAACATTCTTCCTA agCGTCGACAGACTATGCTGTTTAGTGCGACACAGACTCAAAAGGTAGCAATGATAACAACATTAGCTCTTAAAAAGGAACCTATATATGTTGGAGTTGATGACAATAAGGAAATAGCAACTGTGGATGGTCTACAACAGGGTTACGTAGCATGTCCAAGCGAACAACGATTTTTACTTCTGTTCacatttctaaagaaaaatagaaagaagaagaTAATGGTTTTCTTTAGTTCGTGCATGTCTGTCAAATACCATCATGAactcttaaattatattgatttaccTGTAATGagtatacat GGTAAACAAAAACAAACGAAAAGAACCACTACCTTTTACCAATTTTGCAATGCTTCTACTGGAATTTTACTTTGCACCGATGTGGCTGCGAGAGGTTTAGATATACCCGACGTCGATTGGATTGTGCAATATGATCCACCGGATGATCCTAAG GAATACATTCATCGTGTAGGCCGAACTGCTCGCGGAGAAGGCAGCAGCGGTCATGCTTTATTGATACTGCGGCCAGAAGAGCTTGGTTTTCTTCGTTATCTTAAAGAAGCTCGCGTACCCGTCAACGAGTACGAGTTCTCTTGGAATAAAATTGCTGATATACAATTACAG ctTGAGAAGCTAATATCGAAGAATTACTTTTTACATCAATCGGCGAAGGAGGCgttcaaaaattatgttaGAGCATACGATTCTCATCATTTGAAACAGGTTTTCGATATAGAAACCTTAGATCTAACGAAAGTTGCCAAATCATTTGGATTTATTGTACCACCAGCAGTAGACTTGA AAATTTCGTCCAGCAAGGCTTCACGACCACGAAAAAGGCTTGGTGGGGGTGGTTATGgacattacaaaaatatgaacaaaCCAAAACTATCAAAGAATACCAAGACATTTCGACAGTTTAGCagataa
- the LOC140664153 gene encoding 1-acyl-sn-glycerol-3-phosphate acyltransferase alpha-like isoform X1, whose protein sequence is MLLSMLKYIICVLSILVVLCGIYTTSGIALIFLFVMFCALSEKVRYRVKFTFFIVGSALAAGLWIPFMLFRIRSWKNALMPARGIVRIAKIIGINFRFRGKENIIKDSGCVVLINHQSSLDLCVLGELWLAMKNCTVISKKEIMYLGPFGLASWLWGTVFIDRKNVEEAQRIINATAESIRLAKRRLLLFPEGHRHSGNSLLPFKKGAFHVAIESQMPIQPVVVSKYYFLDGKLKRFYSGTSYITVLPPIPTAGLTKNDLPKLMEQVYEVMNKTFVESTTECLQEQIQSFKCE, encoded by the exons ATGTTATTATCGatgttaaagtatattatCTGTGTGTTATCTATATTGGT AGTACTGTGCGGCATTTATACGACGAGTGGCATCGCCCTGATATTTCTCTTTGTGATGTTTTGTGCCTTGAGCGAGAAAGTGAGATATCGAGTGAAGTTCACCTTCTTCATAGTAGGAAGCGCATTAGCCGCAGGATTATGGATACCGTTCATGCTGTTTCGAATCCGCAGCTGGAAAAATGCACT AATGCCAGCCAGAGGTATAGTAAGAATAGCAAAGATCATCGGAATCAATTTCCGTTTTCGCGGAAAAGAGAACATCATCAAAGATTCGGGCTGTGTCGTGCTCATTAATCATCAATCATCACTAGACCTTTGTG TTTTAGGTGAATTGTGGTTAGCGATGAAGAATTGTACTGTTATTTCTAAGAAAGAGATTATGTACCTTGGACCATTCGGTCTCGCTTCTTGGCTTTGGGGAACAGTGTTCATCGACAGAAAAAACGTTGAAGAAGCTCAACGAATTATTAACGCTACAGCGGAATCTATTCGTTTGGCAAAG CGGCGACTTCTTCTATTTCCCGAAGGACATCGACATTCTGGTAATTCGTTGCTTCCTTTCAAGAAAGGTGCTTTTCACGTCGCTATTGAATCCCAAATGCCGATTCAACCTGTTGTTGTGTCAAAGTACTACTTCTTAGACGGCAAattaaagagattttattcag gaaCTAGTTATATTACTGTTCTACCGCCTATTCCTACCGCGGGTTTAACCAAAAACGATCTTCCAAAGCTTATGGAACAAGTGTACGAAGTTATGAACAAAACTTTTGTGGAATCTACAACAGAATGCCTCCAAGAACAAATACAAAGTTTTAAATGTGAGTAA
- the LOC140664153 gene encoding 1-acyl-sn-glycerol-3-phosphate acyltransferase alpha-like isoform X4, protein MFCALSEKVRYRVKFTFFIVGSALAAGLWIPFMLFRIRSWKNALMPARGIVRIAKIIGINFRFRGKENIIKDSGCVVLINHQSSLDLCVLGELWLAMKNCTVISKKEIMYLGPFGLASWLWGTVFIDRKNVEEAQRIINATAESIRLAKRRLLLFPEGHRHSGNSLLPFKKGAFHVAIESQMPIQPVVVSKYYFLDGKLKRFYSGTSYITVLPPIPTAGLTKNDLPKLMEQVYEVMNKTFVESTTECLQEQIQSFKCE, encoded by the exons ATGTTTTGTGCCTTGAGCGAGAAAGTGAGATATCGAGTGAAGTTCACCTTCTTCATAGTAGGAAGCGCATTAGCCGCAGGATTATGGATACCGTTCATGCTGTTTCGAATCCGCAGCTGGAAAAATGCACT AATGCCAGCCAGAGGTATAGTAAGAATAGCAAAGATCATCGGAATCAATTTCCGTTTTCGCGGAAAAGAGAACATCATCAAAGATTCGGGCTGTGTCGTGCTCATTAATCATCAATCATCACTAGACCTTTGTG TTTTAGGTGAATTGTGGTTAGCGATGAAGAATTGTACTGTTATTTCTAAGAAAGAGATTATGTACCTTGGACCATTCGGTCTCGCTTCTTGGCTTTGGGGAACAGTGTTCATCGACAGAAAAAACGTTGAAGAAGCTCAACGAATTATTAACGCTACAGCGGAATCTATTCGTTTGGCAAAG CGGCGACTTCTTCTATTTCCCGAAGGACATCGACATTCTGGTAATTCGTTGCTTCCTTTCAAGAAAGGTGCTTTTCACGTCGCTATTGAATCCCAAATGCCGATTCAACCTGTTGTTGTGTCAAAGTACTACTTCTTAGACGGCAAattaaagagattttattcag gaaCTAGTTATATTACTGTTCTACCGCCTATTCCTACCGCGGGTTTAACCAAAAACGATCTTCCAAAGCTTATGGAACAAGTGTACGAAGTTATGAACAAAACTTTTGTGGAATCTACAACAGAATGCCTCCAAGAACAAATACAAAGTTTTAAATGTGAGTAA
- the App-bp1 gene encoding NEDD8-activating enzyme E1 regulatory subunit, with protein sequence MASPESKSPEQSEKNRKYDRQLRLWGDHGQATLEAAHVCLINATGLGTEILKSLVLPGIGAFTIVDGKKITVEDVEPNFFLEADSVGKSRAQIATEMLLELNPDVTGDYIDEEPEQILSNSPDFFNSFTVVVATALTEKTLILLSKRLWELDIPLIVCRSIGFIAYMRIQVKEHTVIETHPDNETPDLRLDRPFDSLKKHLDSINLDEMSFKDHCHVPYLIILYKYLEKWLLEHRDLPKLYKDKQQLKDMIKSGIRRDEHDSSNSEENFEEAMKAVNTCIRTSDIPDNIKNILNDDRCINLTAKSSSFSIIAKAVRDFVDNEGKGLLPLKGTLPDMTADTEKYITLQQIYHKQASADAEAVWRRTLQLLRQLGRPSDSILEKDVKLFCRHATNIHVEKGSCIADEYDSKIFDTNIIVQNLETPESMMIYYVMLRGVDKFQAEYNSYPGEFDDQVEPDIVKLKTCLTKLLSEWGCGPLAKDDYVHEFCRFGGAELHSVSAFLGGLAAQETIKLITNQYKSVHNTFIYDAVTSNSGTFFF encoded by the exons ATGGCATCACCCGAGTCAAAGTCACCCGAacaatctgaaaaaaatcgaaaatatgaCAGGCAGTTGAG ATTATGGGGTGATCATGGCCAAGCAACTTTAGAAGCTGCTCATGTCTGTCTTATAAATGCCACTGGACTTGGTACAGAGATACTGAAATCGCTAGTACTTCCAGGTATAGGAGCATTCACTATAGTCGATGGCAAGAAGATTACTGTTGAGGATGTTGAACCTAa TTTTTTTCTAGAAGCAGATAGTGTTGGAAAATCCAGAGCACAAATAGCCACTGAAATGCTTTTGGAACTGAATCCAGATGTAACAGGTGACTACATTGACGAAGAGCCTGAACAAATTTTATCTAACAGtccagatttttttaatagttttactGTGGTTGTAGCTACTGCGCTGACCGAGAA aacATTAATCCTTCTGTCAAAAAGACTTTGGGAATTGGATATTCCTTTAATAGTATGCAGAAGCATAGGCTTCATTGCATATATGCGCATTCAAGTAAAGGAGCATACTGTTATAGAAACCCATCCGGACAACGAAACGCCAGATTTACGTCTAGATAGACCATTTGATAGCTTAAAGAAGCATTTAGATTCCATAAATCTGGATGAAATGAGCTTCAAAGATCATTGCCATGTACCATAtctaattattctatataaatacttaGAAAAGTGGCTTTTAGAACATCGTGATTTACCAAAACTTTATAAAGACAAACAACAACTCAAAGACATGATCAAGAGTGGAATAAGACGCGATGAACATGATTCGTCTAATAGCGAGGAAAATTTCGAGGAAGCTATGAAGGCTGTCAATACTTGTATAAGAACGAGTGATATTCccgataatattaaaaatattttaaacgatGATCGTTGCATTAATTTGACAGCAAAG AGCAGCTCTTTTTCGATTATCGCGAAAGCGGTGAGAGATTTCGTTGATAATGAAGGAAAAGGATTGCTTCCACTTAAGGGTACTCTACCTGACATGACAGCAGacactgaaaaatatattacgctCCAACAAAT ttATCATAAGCAAGCATCAGCAGATGCAGAAGCGGTGTGGCGACGCACATTGCAATTGCTACGTCAATTAGGCAGACCATCAGATtcaattttagagaaagatgtTAAATTGTTCTGCAGACATGCCACTAATATTCATGTAGAGAAAGGAAGCTGTATTGCAGACGAATACGATTCTAAGATTTTTGATACTAATATTATAG TTCAAAATTTAGAAACCCCAGAGAGTATGatgatttattatgttatgCTACGGGGAGTAGATAAATTCCAAGCAGAATACAATTCATATCCTGGCGAGTTCGATGATCAAGTGGAACCCGATATTGTAAAACTTAAG ACATGTTTGACAAAACTGTTGAGTGAATGGGGATGCGGACCACTAGCAAAAGATGATTATGTACATGAATTTTGTCGATTTGGTGGCGCAGAATTGCACTCTGTTTCGGCGTTTTTAGGTGGTCTTGCAGCACAGGAAACCATTAAACTTATCacaaatcaatataaatctgTTCACAATACCTTCATCTATGATGCTGTTACATCAAATTCTggaacattctttttttaa
- the LOC140664153 gene encoding 1-acyl-sn-glycerol-3-phosphate acyltransferase alpha-like isoform X2: protein MNIYVIMLLSMLKYIICVLSILVVLCGIYTTSGIALIFLFVMFCALSEKVRYRVKFTFFIVGSALAAGLWIPFMLFRIRSWKNALMPARGIVRIAKIIGINFRFRGKENIIKDSGCVVLINHQSSLDLCVLGELWLAMKNCTVISKKEIMYLGPFGLASWLWGTVFIDRKNVEEAQRIINATAESIRLAKRRLLLFPEGHRHSGNSLLPFKKGAFHVAIESQMPIQPVVVSKYYFLDGKLKRFYSGTSYITVLPPIPTAGLTKNDLPKLMEQVYEVMNKTFVESTTECLQEQIQSFKCE from the exons ATGAATATTTATGTGATAATGTTATTATCGatgttaaagtatattatCTGTGTGTTATCTATATTGGT AGTACTGTGCGGCATTTATACGACGAGTGGCATCGCCCTGATATTTCTCTTTGTGATGTTTTGTGCCTTGAGCGAGAAAGTGAGATATCGAGTGAAGTTCACCTTCTTCATAGTAGGAAGCGCATTAGCCGCAGGATTATGGATACCGTTCATGCTGTTTCGAATCCGCAGCTGGAAAAATGCACT AATGCCAGCCAGAGGTATAGTAAGAATAGCAAAGATCATCGGAATCAATTTCCGTTTTCGCGGAAAAGAGAACATCATCAAAGATTCGGGCTGTGTCGTGCTCATTAATCATCAATCATCACTAGACCTTTGTG TTTTAGGTGAATTGTGGTTAGCGATGAAGAATTGTACTGTTATTTCTAAGAAAGAGATTATGTACCTTGGACCATTCGGTCTCGCTTCTTGGCTTTGGGGAACAGTGTTCATCGACAGAAAAAACGTTGAAGAAGCTCAACGAATTATTAACGCTACAGCGGAATCTATTCGTTTGGCAAAG CGGCGACTTCTTCTATTTCCCGAAGGACATCGACATTCTGGTAATTCGTTGCTTCCTTTCAAGAAAGGTGCTTTTCACGTCGCTATTGAATCCCAAATGCCGATTCAACCTGTTGTTGTGTCAAAGTACTACTTCTTAGACGGCAAattaaagagattttattcag gaaCTAGTTATATTACTGTTCTACCGCCTATTCCTACCGCGGGTTTAACCAAAAACGATCTTCCAAAGCTTATGGAACAAGTGTACGAAGTTATGAACAAAACTTTTGTGGAATCTACAACAGAATGCCTCCAAGAACAAATACAAAGTTTTAAATGTGAGTAA